ATAGAGAAGCCTACTTAAAATCTATTTGGAATGATGTTACCAAGGCTCTCAACAAGTATCATGTTGCATGTGTGCTTGACTTAGTGGAAGGGTCTATGACGGTAAAAACAACTAGAAAGACATGCGATCCAGCAATCATCTTGAAAGCCCGTGATCTGATTAAACTGTTGGCAAGATCAGTTCCATTCCCACAGGCTGTTAAAATCCTAGAAGATAATACTGCGTGTGATGTTATTAAGATTGGTAACACTGTTGCTAATAAGGAAAGATTTCAGAAAAGGAGACAACGTCTAGTGGGGCCCAATGGTAATACTTTAAAAGCACTCGAACTTTTAACTAAATGCTATATCTTAGTTCAGGGAAATACGGTAGCTGCTATGGGTAACTACAAGGGTCTTAAGGAAGTAAGACGTGTAGTGGAGGATACTATGAAAAATATCCACCCCATCTATCACATTAAAGAGCTAATGATTAAGAGAGAACTGGCGAAAAGACCGGAACTAGCCAACGAAGATTGGTCGAGGTTTCTTCCGAACTTTAAGAAGAGAAATGTTGCTCGTAAGAAGCCTATGAAGATCAGaaaggagaagaaggtttACACTCCATTCCCACCTGCACAAACTCCTAGAAAGGTTGATTTGGAGATTGAAAGTGGTGAGTATTTCTTAAATAAAAGAGAGAAGGAGGCtaagaaattggaagaacGTAGAGAAAAGCAAGCTGAAAAGCAAGAGGAAAGacaaaaggaaagaagaaaggaCTTTTTGCCTCCAAAGGAAGAGGATTACAAGAAATCGAAATAAAAGTTTTTGTTCATACGAGAAAGTTCATAGTTGTTGTACAATTAAAGGATTTGgttcatttcatttcaacatttttgaAGTAATTCATTTGACTTCTAATTTGAAGTGTTAGCGCCGCATCACGGAAAGCTTTACGCGTTTTGTTATATTTTACATAGATTATTTTAAAAGGTACGTGTATCTCATCGCTTGTCAAAAAACTAACTACTTCACGATCATTGAAAGTCAGAATAGCTAAGGATAAGGCAAGAAGTGCAAGTTAAGAATGGATTCCTtacttgaaaaattggatccaTTGTCCTCTAAGAGAAGAACCACTTATAAGAAAGTATTTGAACCAcaagaggaggaagagaCCCAACAAATATCgaattcaccaccacctccaATACTGGGAAATGGATTCCTATTTCAAAATAGTACCATTGATAAAGTTAGAAACCGTCTGAGAAATGCTGAAGATGGAGCTAATAAGGTACAGCAAAAAGAACAGGAACAGGAACAGGAGCAGGAgactcaattgaatcaaacCCAGGTCATTGCTGACCTTTACGAAGG
The genomic region above belongs to Zygosaccharomyces rouxii strain CBS732 chromosome F complete sequence and contains:
- the KRR1 gene encoding ribosome biosynthesis protein KRR1 (highly similar to uniprot|P25586 Saccharomyces cerevisiae YCL059C KRR1 Essential nucleolar protein required for the synthesis of 18S rRNA and for the assembly of 40S ribosomal subunit); the protein is MVSTHNKDKPWDTGEIDKWHQDEFKEEDNASGLPFAEESSFMTLFPKYREAYLKSIWNDVTKALNKYHVACVLDLVEGSMTVKTTRKTCDPAIILKARDLIKLLARSVPFPQAVKILEDNTACDVIKIGNTVANKERFQKRRQRLVGPNGNTLKALELLTKCYILVQGNTVAAMGNYKGLKEVRRVVEDTMKNIHPIYHIKELMIKRELAKRPELANEDWSRFLPNFKKRNVARKKPMKIRKEKKVYTPFPPAQTPRKVDLEIESGEYFLNKREKEAKKLEERREKQAEKQEERQKERRKDFLPPKEEDYKKSK